A DNA window from Leptolyngbya sp. KIOST-1 contains the following coding sequences:
- a CDS encoding YihY/virulence factor BrkB family protein, whose protein sequence is MAHHWINNGAMLDFFKYRVGQSAWTKLIGRTLIKWQQDDCLEMGAALAYYALFSMFPMILVSLSVVGFLIGPNTVAYNAVLNFAQETLPPDAFPIVQTTLIQFHTGSTSASIVGFGILLFTSSGFFGALSRSFDKIWHTKPRHHRFDGVGEVAFIFLWRRFLAFLLVMGATSLIFVSLISNIAIDTVTKILEGVHQWVVVIGIDQVQLLSWLRVGVSFVTLTLVVMVLYKTLPSTRVGWRDVWLGALFTAVLWLILQQLISNSVISLGSQFRSYGVVGGVMVLMLWIYLTSQIFFLGGELTYVYAHLFGSRKGHKKLAAKVGSR, encoded by the coding sequence ATGGCACACCACTGGATTAACAACGGGGCTATGCTCGATTTCTTCAAATATCGAGTGGGGCAGTCGGCATGGACCAAGCTGATTGGCCGCACCCTGATCAAATGGCAGCAGGATGACTGCCTGGAAATGGGGGCTGCTCTGGCCTACTACGCCCTGTTTTCCATGTTTCCGATGATTCTGGTATCGCTGAGCGTGGTTGGCTTCCTGATTGGCCCCAACACGGTCGCCTACAATGCCGTGCTCAACTTTGCCCAGGAGACCCTACCGCCTGACGCCTTCCCCATTGTGCAGACGACGCTGATTCAGTTTCACACCGGCAGCACCAGCGCCAGCATCGTGGGCTTTGGCATTCTGCTGTTTACCTCCAGCGGCTTCTTTGGAGCGCTCAGCCGCTCTTTCGACAAAATTTGGCACACCAAGCCTCGCCACCACCGCTTCGACGGGGTGGGGGAAGTGGCGTTTATCTTTTTGTGGCGGCGGTTTCTGGCGTTTTTGCTGGTGATGGGGGCCACCAGCCTTATCTTTGTGTCGCTAATCTCCAATATTGCGATCGATACCGTTACCAAAATTCTGGAAGGGGTCCATCAGTGGGTAGTGGTGATCGGCATTGACCAGGTGCAGCTGCTGTCGTGGCTGCGGGTGGGCGTTTCCTTTGTCACGCTCACCCTGGTGGTCATGGTGCTCTACAAAACCCTGCCCAGCACCCGCGTGGGCTGGCGCGATGTGTGGCTGGGGGCGCTGTTTACCGCTGTGCTGTGGCTGATTTTGCAGCAGCTGATCAGCAATAGCGTAATTAGCCTGGGCAGCCAGTTTCGCTCCTACGGCGTGGTGGGCGGGGTGATGGTGCTGATGCTGTGGATTTACCTCACCAGCCAAATTTTCTTTCTGGGCGGCGAGCTGACCTATGTCTACGCCCATCTGTTTGGCAGCCGCAAGGGTCACAAAAAGCTGGCGGCCAAAGTAGGGAGCCGGTAG
- the cysC gene encoding adenylyl-sulfate kinase, which translates to MATAQRGVTIWFTGLSGSGKSTIARALEAELRQRGCQLEVLDGDIVRTNLTKGLGFSKEDRDENIRRIGFVSHLLTRNGVVVLVSAISPYREARDQVRDRIDDFVEVFVDAPLAVCEDRDVKGLYKKARAGEIKQFTGIDDPYEPPLNPEVHCHTDQQSVEDSVAQVIAKLEAMGYLAAAAVA; encoded by the coding sequence ATGGCTACAGCGCAGCGTGGGGTAACAATCTGGTTTACAGGGCTGAGCGGGTCGGGTAAATCGACCATTGCTCGGGCTCTGGAGGCCGAACTGCGTCAGCGGGGCTGCCAGCTGGAGGTGCTCGACGGCGACATCGTGCGCACCAACCTGACCAAAGGCCTGGGCTTTAGTAAAGAGGACCGGGATGAGAACATTCGCCGGATTGGCTTTGTCTCTCACCTGCTGACCCGCAACGGCGTGGTGGTGCTGGTATCGGCGATTTCCCCCTATCGGGAGGCGCGGGATCAGGTGCGCGATCGCATCGACGATTTTGTTGAAGTCTTTGTCGATGCCCCCCTGGCCGTGTGCGAAGACCGCGACGTCAAAGGCCTCTACAAAAAAGCCAGGGCTGGCGAAATCAAGCAGTTCACCGGCATTGACGACCCCTACGAGCCTCCCCTCAACCCGGAGGTGCACTGCCACACTGACCAGCAAAGCGTTGAGGATAGCGTGGCCCAGGTCATCGCCAAGCTCGAAGCAATGGGTTACCTGGCAGCGGCAGCGGTAGCCTAG
- a CDS encoding ATP-binding protein, translating to MSSTSPGSASPTEILAHNQAALAELQRAITLRPNRFSLVLVRCNYSRLRRLVVDHLYTVAPVVERSLPEQIVTLLQALTAEPLGNPSFALMVTGLDQVQNLAAVFKAANLGRNAFPQALPFPVVLWVSDRTLASLTRHAPDFKSFAAAPIPFEYPPGELIHSLHVNANDLFATMLALGDDSPHHREASNYSQGSALRTELEFALADIAQTQASLDGELKASLDFLKGRDALSRSDLDVARYHFEQSLTYWQKATHAPPPSHPLTPSPPTPRQKQAVLLFYLGVTCRSQAVLQRVVYDRMLHKAEGHFSACLRIFRHLEQSELVGKFIHALAEVQQKLGAWAALARTAEEGLTLHRQDPIRLARNHGYLAEVALARGDATTAQTQAERALQILAIAGAVHGDAALSEVIPESLTPTLPSALTAANTDLAVANQYQRGWYFYLLGRVHIAQDEPQRAIALLEDAATHTDPNSDLPLYRSILQTLQQQYYQQKDYRAAFGVTLKLRRVDTQFRLRAFIGAGEIQPQAYSPAIPAPSPQATMATEIQASGRLVDVETLTYRLEQARYPLIVIHGPSGVGKSSILYAGLMPALDRSFPEGRSTLAVLVRGYRDWPDEVNQALARALQQQSEADGDGIPPAAPIGPNDLIARLKALTERSYRQIVLIFDQFEEFFVEAGELFQRRDFYAFLIDCLNAPYLKVVLALREDYLHYLLEIERGFDLDILNNDILSRDYRYYLGNFRATDAKFLIRRLTDDAHFYLETALIDRLVADLADAIGEVRPIELQVVGAQLQRQAITTLAAYLALGNHPKETLVQNFLGTVVHDCGPENAGLAQLVLYLLTDIDREGRPYRPQKSREDLEEELDLRGADYREDQMDLVLYILVGSGLVFLLPDIPIDRYQLVHDYLVSYARREAPAHLFGKHARRRGEAGG from the coding sequence GTGAGCAGCACCAGCCCGGGCAGCGCCAGCCCCACCGAGATTTTGGCCCACAACCAGGCTGCCCTGGCGGAGCTTCAGCGGGCTATCACCCTGCGGCCCAACCGCTTTTCGCTGGTGCTGGTGCGGTGCAACTACTCGCGCCTGCGGCGACTGGTGGTGGACCACCTGTACACAGTCGCCCCGGTGGTCGAGCGATCGCTGCCCGAGCAGATTGTCACCCTGCTGCAGGCGCTGACCGCCGAGCCCCTGGGCAATCCCTCCTTTGCCCTGATGGTGACCGGGCTGGACCAGGTGCAAAACCTGGCCGCCGTGTTTAAAGCGGCCAACCTCGGCCGCAACGCCTTTCCCCAGGCGCTGCCCTTTCCGGTGGTGCTGTGGGTCAGCGATCGCACCCTGGCCAGCCTCACCCGCCACGCCCCCGACTTCAAGAGCTTTGCCGCCGCCCCCATTCCCTTCGAGTATCCGCCGGGGGAACTGATTCACTCCCTGCACGTCAACGCCAACGATCTGTTTGCCACCATGCTGGCCCTGGGGGATGACAGCCCCCACCACAGGGAGGCCTCCAACTATAGCCAGGGGTCGGCCCTGCGCACCGAACTGGAGTTTGCCCTGGCCGATATTGCCCAAACCCAGGCCAGCCTTGACGGCGAACTCAAGGCCAGCCTAGACTTTCTCAAGGGCCGCGACGCCTTGAGCCGCAGCGACCTGGACGTGGCCCGCTACCACTTTGAGCAAAGCCTGACCTACTGGCAAAAAGCGACCCACGCCCCCCCACCGTCCCATCCCCTCACCCCCTCACCCCCCACCCCCCGCCAAAAACAGGCCGTCCTGCTGTTCTACCTGGGGGTGACCTGCCGCAGTCAGGCGGTGCTGCAGCGGGTCGTGTACGATCGCATGCTGCACAAGGCCGAGGGCCACTTTTCGGCCTGTCTGCGCATTTTTCGCCACCTGGAGCAGTCGGAGTTGGTGGGTAAGTTTATCCATGCCCTGGCGGAGGTGCAGCAAAAGCTGGGGGCCTGGGCCGCCCTGGCCCGCACCGCCGAGGAGGGGCTGACCCTGCACCGCCAGGACCCCATTCGCCTGGCCCGCAACCACGGCTACCTGGCGGAGGTGGCCCTGGCCCGGGGCGATGCCACCACCGCCCAAACCCAGGCGGAGCGGGCCCTGCAAATTCTGGCGATCGCGGGGGCTGTCCACGGCGATGCCGCCCTGTCCGAGGTCATTCCCGAGTCGTTGACCCCGACGTTGCCCTCGGCGTTGACAGCCGCCAACACCGACCTGGCGGTGGCCAACCAGTACCAGCGGGGCTGGTACTTCTATCTGCTGGGGCGCGTACACATAGCCCAGGACGAGCCTCAGCGGGCGATCGCCCTGCTCGAAGACGCCGCTACCCACACCGATCCCAACAGCGATCTGCCCCTCTACCGCAGCATTCTGCAAACTCTGCAACAGCAGTATTACCAACAAAAAGACTACCGGGCGGCCTTTGGCGTCACGCTTAAACTGCGCCGGGTCGATACCCAGTTTCGGCTGCGGGCCTTCATTGGAGCGGGCGAAATTCAGCCCCAGGCCTACTCCCCGGCCATACCAGCGCCATCGCCCCAGGCTACAATGGCGACCGAAATTCAGGCCTCCGGTCGCCTGGTGGATGTTGAAACCCTCACCTACCGCCTGGAGCAGGCCCGCTATCCGCTGATTGTCATCCATGGCCCTTCGGGGGTGGGCAAAAGCTCCATTCTCTACGCTGGACTAATGCCCGCCCTCGACCGATCGTTCCCGGAGGGGCGATCGACCCTAGCCGTGCTGGTCAGGGGCTACCGCGACTGGCCCGACGAGGTCAACCAGGCCCTGGCCCGCGCCCTACAGCAGCAGAGCGAGGCCGATGGCGACGGCATTCCCCCGGCTGCCCCCATCGGCCCCAATGACTTGATCGCGCGCCTTAAAGCCCTCACCGAGCGTAGCTATCGCCAGATTGTGCTGATTTTTGACCAGTTTGAGGAGTTTTTTGTCGAGGCCGGGGAGCTATTTCAGCGGCGAGACTTTTACGCCTTTTTAATTGACTGTCTCAATGCCCCCTATCTGAAGGTGGTGCTGGCCCTGCGGGAGGACTATCTCCACTACTTGCTCGAAATTGAGCGCGGCTTTGACCTCGACATCCTCAACAACGACATTCTCAGTCGCGACTACCGCTACTACCTGGGCAACTTCAGAGCCACCGACGCCAAGTTTCTAATTCGTCGCCTCACCGACGACGCCCACTTCTACCTCGAAACCGCCCTGATCGATCGCCTGGTGGCCGACCTGGCCGACGCCATTGGTGAGGTGCGCCCGATCGAGCTACAGGTGGTGGGCGCGCAGCTCCAGCGCCAGGCAATCACCACCCTGGCCGCCTATCTAGCCCTGGGCAACCACCCCAAAGAAACCCTGGTGCAAAACTTCCTGGGCACCGTCGTCCACGACTGCGGCCCTGAAAACGCTGGCCTGGCCCAACTGGTGCTCTACCTGCTGACCGACATCGATCGCGAGGGCCGCCCCTACCGCCCCCAAAAAAGCCGCGAAGACCTGGAGGAAGAACTCGACCTGCGCGGGGCCGACTACCGGGAAGACCAGATGGACCTGGTGCTTTACATTCTGGTGGGGTCGGGCCTGGTGTTTTTGCTACCCGACATCCCCATCGATCGCTATCAGCTGGTACATGACTACCTGGTTAGCTACGCCCGCCGCGAGGCCCCCGCCCACCTGTTTGGGAAACATGCCCGACGGCGGGGGGAAGCGGGGGGGTAG
- a CDS encoding AAA family ATPase — MLDLQQFYDACDPTQPLRGKRYYIDFSTVRGGDIVQELERKIARLARNRPTTQLFTGHIGCGKSTELFRLQDRLAQRSYEVVYFESDRDLEMADVEISDILLSIAHNISEHLDRIGIVTRPTYLQSLFQNLANTLRTPMEISDVSFSAGIASITASAKQSPDMRSQLRQYLEPRTRSIITAINDELLTPANDRLQQQGKNRLVVIMDNLDRIDSTLRSQGRLQSEYIFVDRGEQLRQLDCHLVYTIPLELMFSNDLVRLSNRFGTNPLVLPMVPVRDRSGSSDDAGMALLRQMVLIRAFPDLNVNQRIDAVGEVFDEMATLDRLCQVSGGHMRNLIRLLDGCLRKQDPPFLRATLEAVIRNERDSLMGLVSEQEWDLLLQAVSRQDVQGDEDYNILVRSLFLYEYRDNQGRWFGLNPLLAETDRYRSWQAQQPRP; from the coding sequence ATGCTGGATCTACAGCAGTTTTACGATGCCTGCGACCCCACCCAGCCGCTGCGGGGCAAGCGCTACTACATTGATTTTTCGACCGTGCGCGGTGGCGACATTGTGCAGGAGCTGGAGCGCAAGATCGCCCGTCTGGCCCGCAATCGACCCACCACGCAGCTATTTACCGGCCACATTGGCTGTGGCAAATCGACGGAGCTGTTTCGCCTGCAGGATCGGCTGGCCCAGCGCAGCTATGAGGTGGTCTACTTTGAGTCAGACCGCGATTTGGAGATGGCCGATGTAGAAATTTCGGACATTTTGCTCAGCATTGCCCACAACATTAGCGAACACCTCGACCGGATTGGCATTGTCACCAGGCCCACCTACCTGCAAAGTCTGTTTCAGAACCTGGCCAACACTCTGCGGACGCCGATGGAGATTTCCGACGTGAGTTTTTCGGCGGGCATTGCCAGCATTACCGCCTCGGCCAAGCAGAGCCCCGACATGCGCAGCCAGCTGCGCCAGTACCTGGAGCCGCGCACCCGCAGCATCATTACCGCCATTAACGACGAACTGCTGACTCCGGCCAACGATCGCCTCCAGCAGCAGGGTAAAAACCGTCTGGTGGTGATCATGGACAACCTCGATCGCATCGACAGCACCCTGCGGTCCCAGGGGCGGCTGCAGTCGGAGTACATTTTTGTCGATCGCGGGGAGCAGCTGAGGCAGCTCGACTGCCACCTGGTCTACACCATTCCGCTGGAGCTGATGTTTTCCAACGATCTGGTGCGGTTGTCAAATCGGTTTGGCACCAATCCCCTGGTGCTGCCCATGGTGCCCGTGCGCGATCGCAGCGGCAGTTCCGACGATGCCGGCATGGCCCTGCTGCGGCAGATGGTGCTGATTCGCGCCTTTCCCGACCTCAATGTGAACCAGCGCATCGATGCGGTGGGCGAGGTCTTCGACGAAATGGCCACCCTCGATCGCCTCTGTCAGGTCAGCGGCGGCCACATGCGCAACCTGATTCGGCTGCTGGATGGCTGCCTGCGTAAGCAGGACCCGCCCTTTTTGCGCGCCACCCTGGAGGCGGTGATTCGCAACGAGCGCGACAGCCTGATGGGCCTGGTCAGCGAGCAGGAGTGGGATCTGCTCCTGCAAGCGGTCTCTCGTCAGGATGTGCAGGGCGATGAGGACTACAACATTCTGGTGCGCAGCCTGTTTTTGTACGAGTACCGCGACAACCAGGGGCGCTGGTTTGGCCTCAATCCGCTGCTGGCCGAAACCGATCGCTACCGCAGCTGGCAGGCCCAGCAACCCCGGCCGTGA
- a CDS encoding Rho termination factor N-terminal domain-containing protein, which yields MSRSDIGNLMCLPFDEIEPGEPTEAHEYLIQFAASQLGSEGRNWVPLVVKEIAPDQYQVIGNAFIYAVAAEAGLSEVWCVIADDKPETVSITRALAQEIPPKTNLSTASREEISAAIAYLTSQIDSPLKGINQASLIARLDDAPRRYWKNLQPITKLGCRITAGKKLKALEQLFYLTPEPMPEVITDRALLESLNTQQLKAMAKKRDIEGLSKLKKADLVNLLAAA from the coding sequence ATGAGTCGCTCAGACATTGGCAATTTAATGTGTTTGCCCTTTGATGAAATCGAACCGGGTGAACCCACTGAAGCCCACGAGTATTTGATTCAGTTTGCGGCGAGTCAGCTAGGGTCAGAAGGCCGTAACTGGGTTCCATTAGTCGTTAAAGAAATAGCCCCCGATCAGTACCAGGTGATTGGCAATGCATTTATCTATGCCGTCGCGGCTGAGGCTGGATTAAGCGAAGTCTGGTGTGTTATTGCTGACGATAAGCCCGAGACAGTGAGCATTACCAGGGCTTTGGCTCAAGAAATCCCACCTAAAACTAACCTTTCTACCGCTAGTCGAGAGGAAATATCTGCGGCGATCGCCTACCTAACTAGCCAAATAGACAGTCCTCTTAAGGGCATAAATCAGGCCTCACTGATAGCTCGGTTAGACGATGCCCCCCGTCGATACTGGAAAAACTTACAACCGATCACTAAGCTGGGCTGTCGCATCACCGCTGGCAAAAAGCTTAAAGCCCTGGAGCAGCTTTTTTACCTAACTCCAGAACCGATGCCTGAGGTCATAACCGATCGCGCCCTACTGGAATCACTCAACACGCAACAGCTTAAGGCGATGGCCAAAAAACGCGATATTGAAGGGCTTTCCAAGCTGAAGAAAGCCGATTTAGTGAATCTGTTGGCCGCTGCCTGA
- a CDS encoding ParA family protein → METPSRALTIAVYNNKGGVGKTTTTLNLAATLALLKKRVLIVDFDPNQSDLGDALNLRPLKGKVLDILKNKESNIGDIITPYKFEHPKLTEPLGFDIILADEDLIGDVDEAKLKQQVKLHALRRALESVQSKYDYVLIDAPPNWRVFAQKAIYAADVVLIPARHDNLHSLQNAGMAITRFIPEMQAERQRFGDAGPTALPIFMNNAFRVSDAQLQLMHQAVAKIIKEGKANANKFDLTPYFYPKFRKGHKDLRMITIPYMAYISRADFMHMPAAFAFKPAREQYLNLVKEYFL, encoded by the coding sequence TTGGAAACTCCTAGCCGAGCATTAACGATAGCGGTTTATAACAACAAAGGTGGCGTTGGCAAAACTACCACAACTTTGAATTTGGCAGCTACACTGGCTTTACTCAAAAAGCGAGTGCTTATTGTTGATTTTGATCCAAATCAAAGCGATTTAGGCGATGCCCTTAATCTGCGACCATTGAAAGGCAAAGTTCTAGATATTCTTAAAAATAAAGAATCTAATATTGGAGACATTATAACTCCCTATAAGTTTGAGCACCCAAAACTTACGGAGCCTTTGGGCTTTGACATAATTTTGGCAGACGAGGACTTAATTGGCGACGTAGACGAAGCAAAATTAAAACAGCAGGTCAAGCTTCATGCTTTGCGCCGAGCATTAGAATCTGTTCAAAGTAAATATGATTATGTTCTTATTGATGCGCCACCTAACTGGCGAGTGTTTGCTCAGAAAGCTATATATGCCGCAGATGTTGTTTTAATACCTGCCAGGCACGATAACTTGCATTCTCTCCAAAATGCGGGGATGGCCATCACTCGGTTTATTCCTGAAATGCAAGCGGAAAGGCAACGTTTTGGAGATGCCGGTCCAACGGCACTGCCCATATTCATGAACAATGCTTTTAGAGTGTCTGATGCTCAACTCCAACTTATGCATCAAGCTGTTGCCAAAATCATTAAAGAGGGCAAAGCTAATGCCAATAAGTTTGATTTGACACCCTACTTCTACCCAAAGTTCCGCAAAGGCCACAAAGATCTGCGAATGATTACTATTCCCTATATGGCCTATATATCTAGGGCTGACTTTATGCATATGCCAGCGGCGTTTGCTTTCAAGCCCGCTCGAGAGCAATATCTAAACCTTGTGAAGGAGTATTTTCTCTAA